The following proteins come from a genomic window of Candidozyma auris chromosome 4, complete sequence:
- the LRO1 gene encoding phospholipid:diacylglycerol acyltransferase has product MAPKRKQAKEKKDTKTIEVPIDYEVNGNLGEKDSQSSTEHSHHARHKIAQSKVKLERKLYQTRRATFVLGALLGLVVAVFITAYNSDNLMSEIDKLVNLDGVNGFFDEWKDVIPVKFDAMNGFLDEWKDSLPSGFFSLLDQGKSDSNELHGSAESFSVGRRMKKQYNMTAKYNVVLVPGVISTGIESWGTSETGDCPSINHFRKRLWGSFYMLRTMILDKTCWLRHISLDPETGLDPPGIKLRAAQGFEAADFFVAGYWIWNKILQNLSVIGYNPNNMLSASYDWRLAYLDLERRDGYFSKLKQQIELAKKMSGQKTYLIGHSMGSQVILYFMKWVEASGEYYGNGGKNWCNEHLAGIIDISGSLLGTPKTIPALISGEMKDTVQLNQLAIYGLEKFFSRKERVDMLRTFGGVPSMLPRGGDFIWGNLTYAPDDPPNELSKQNEDVDLPRKKNESLGTFVRYRAKNLQPNTDGLMTQAMQNLTITSSIDYILSNSPKWFTERVKEHYSFGIAKTKKELQANDKLHSKWSNPLEVALPNAPDMKIFCFYGVGNPTERAYTYTDGDKESGLPLVIDLDSDDPVFLADGDGTVSLLTHYICHEWQKPGSIYNPGGIETKIVEIKHEPDRFDIRGGAKTAEHVDILGSAELNELILRVVSGNEDTINNTYVSDLRNIVQRMQG; this is encoded by the coding sequence ATGgctccaaagagaaagcaagcgaaggaaaagaaagacacaAAAACAATCGAAGTACCCATCGACTATGAAGTGAACGGGAACCTTGGTGAAAAAGATTCCCAGTCGAGTACAGAGCATTCCCACCATGCCCGCCACAAGATCGCACAGTCCAAGGTGAAGCTTGAGAGGAAGCTCTACCAAACTAGAAGAGCCACATTCGTTCTTGGTGCGCTTTTGGGGCTCGTAGTCGCTGTGTTCATCACTGCGTACAATTCAGATAACCTTATGAGTGAGATCgacaagttggtgaatcTTGATGGAGTGAATGGGTTCTTTGACGAATGGAAGGACGTCATTCCAGTGAAGTTTGATGCAATGAACGggtttcttgatgaatgGAAAGACTCGCTTCCTCTGGGTTTTTTTTCGTTGCTAGATCAAGGGAAGTCAGACAGTAACGAGCTCCATGGCTCGGCTGAGTCTTTCTCTGTGGGCaggaggatgaagaagcagtaCAATATGACGGCCAAATATAACGTTGTTTTGGTGCCGGGTGTCATTTCCACAGGAATTGAGTCGTGGGGTACAAGTGAAACGGGCGATTGTCCCTCAATTAATCATTTTCGTAAGAGGTTGTGGGGCTCGTTCTACATGCTAAGAACCATGATTTTGGACAAAACGTGCTGGCTCAGGCACATCCTGCTCGATCCAGAAACCGGGTTGGATCCACCAGGAATCAAGCTTCGTGCTGCTCAGGGCTTCGAAGCAGCAGACTTTTTCGTGGCAGGATACTGGATCTGGAATAAGATTCTACAGAATTTATCTGTCATTGGCTACAATCCCAACAACATGTTGAGTGCATCTTACGATTGGAGACTCGCTTACTTGGACTTAGAAAGACGTGATGGCTACTTCtcgaagttgaagcagcagatTGAGCTCGCAAAGAAAATGTCTGGCCAGAAAACGTACCTCATTGGCCATTCTATGGGCTCGCAAGTTATTCTTTACTTCATGAAGTGGGTCGAGGCCAGTGGTGAGTACTACGGTAACGGAGGCAAGAACTGGTGCAACGAGCATCTCGCTGGTATTATTGATATCAGTGGCTCTCTACTCGGTACTCCCAAGACCATTCCAGCCTTAATTTCTGGTGAAATGAAAGACACTGTGCAATTGAACCAGTTGGCTATATAtggtttggagaagttttttTCTAGAAAGGAAAGAGTAGACATGCTTCGCACGTTTGGTGGAGTGCCATCGATGCTTCCAAGAGGCGGTGACTTTATTTGGGGTAACCTCACTTACGCGCCAGATGATCCACCAAATGAACTCTCGAAGCAGAACGAAGACGTTGACCTTCCTCGTAAAAAGAACGAGTCCTTAGGCACCTTCGTGAGATACAGAGCCAAAAACTTGCAGCCCAACACCGACGGTTTGATGACTCAGGCAATGCAGAACTTGACCATCACTTCAAGTATCGACTACATTCTTAGCAACTCCCCCAAGTGGTTTACCGAGCGTGTCAAAGAGCATTACTCGTTTGGCATTGCGAAaaccaagaaggagttgcAAGCAAACGACAAGTTGCACTCAAAGTGGTCTAACCCATTGGAGGTGGCACTTCCAAATGCACCTGATATGAAGATTTTTTGCTTCTACGGTGTTGGCAACCCTACAGAGAGAGCCTACACTTATACCGATGGAGACAAGGAGTCTGGGTTGCCGTTAGTGATTGATCTTGACAGTGATGATCCCGTGTTCCTCGCTGACGGTGACGGCACTGTGTCGCTTTTGACGCACTACATTTGCCACGAATGGCAGAAGCCAGGCTCCATTTACAACCCTGGTGGAATCGAGACGAAGATCGTTGAGATCAAGCATGAGCCCGACCGGTTTGATATTCGAGGTGGAGCCAAGACAGCAGAGCATGTAGACATTTTGGGGTCGGCCGAGTTGAACGAGCTTATCTTGCGGGTGGTGTCTGGCAACGAAGATACTATCAACAATACCTATGTCTCAGACTTGCGCAATATTGTGCAGAGAATGCAAGGATAA